A stretch of Corynebacterium timonense DNA encodes these proteins:
- a CDS encoding succinate dehydrogenase/fumarate reductase iron-sulfur subunit: MKLTLEIWRQAGPDAEGSYETVQVDDAVEQMSILELLDHVNNKYVEEGKEPFTFASDCREGICGTCGVSVNGRPHGAGQNTTACLQRLYNYKDGDTLRIEPFRSGAFPVIKDLAVDRSALDRVMQQGGYVSVAAGTAPDADTLHVNHHDAELALDYAACIGCGACVAACPNGAAHLFTGAKLKHLKLLPLGKQERGKRARQMVDELETNFGHCSLFGECADVCPAGIPLDAVGAINAERARAAFRGGDD, encoded by the coding sequence ATGAAACTGACACTTGAGATCTGGCGTCAGGCCGGACCCGATGCTGAAGGTAGCTACGAGACGGTCCAGGTCGACGACGCCGTCGAGCAGATGTCCATCCTGGAGCTGCTCGACCACGTGAACAATAAGTACGTCGAGGAGGGCAAGGAGCCCTTCACCTTCGCCTCCGACTGCCGCGAAGGCATCTGTGGCACCTGCGGCGTGAGCGTCAACGGCCGCCCGCACGGCGCCGGCCAGAACACGACGGCCTGCCTGCAGCGTCTGTACAACTACAAGGACGGCGACACCCTGCGCATCGAGCCGTTCCGCTCCGGTGCGTTCCCGGTGATCAAGGACCTCGCGGTGGACCGCTCCGCGCTCGACCGCGTCATGCAGCAGGGCGGTTACGTCTCCGTCGCCGCTGGCACCGCCCCCGACGCCGACACGCTGCACGTCAACCACCACGACGCCGAGCTTGCGCTCGACTACGCCGCCTGCATTGGCTGCGGAGCCTGCGTCGCGGCCTGCCCGAACGGTGCCGCGCACCTGTTCACGGGCGCAAAGCTGAAGCACCTCAAGCTGCTCCCGCTGGGCAAGCAGGAGCGCGGCAAGCGCGCGCGCCAGATGGTCGACGAGCTGGAGACCAACTTCGGCCACTGCTCGCTGTTCGGCGAGTGCGCGGACGTCTGCCCGGCGGGCATCCCGCTCGACGCGGTGGGCGCCATCAACGCCGAGCGCGCCCGCGCAGCGTTCCGCGGCGGCGACGACTAA
- a CDS encoding fumarate reductase/succinate dehydrogenase flavoprotein subunit: MTTSINPQGSGSESQQPAATEATAAGAPQAFRQPDSVVPGVTPGLILDSAEPNRHEVRMKDMWEYQKDHMNLVSPLNRRKFTVLVVGTGLSGGAAAAALGELGYNVKVFTYHDAPRRAHSIAAQGGVNSARGKKVDNDGAYRHVKDTVKGGDYRCRESDCWRLAIESVRVIDHMNAIGAPFAREYGGTLATRSFGGVQVSRTYYTRGQTGQQLQLSTASALQRQIHLGNVEIFTHHDLMDLIITEKDGKKHCNGIVTRNLINGEIAPFTGHAVILATGGYGNVYHKTTLAKNSNSSAMMRAYERGAYLASPCFIQFHPTGLPVNAKWQAKTTLMSESLRNDGRIWTPKEKEDDRDPNEIPEEERDYFLERRYPAFGNLVPRDVASRAISQQLNDGYGVGPLHNSAYLDFTDAIERLGESTIRERYSNLFEMYEDSTGEDPYKAPMRIAPTVHFTMGGLWTDFNEMTSIDGLFAAGECSWTYHGANRLGANSLLSASVDGWFTLPFTIPNYLADHLGEDAPAADSPEAQEAVQRAQDLIQRLMSVKGPEPHGPEYFHEQLGDLLYEYCGVSRTVEGLQEGIEKIRALRDDFWANISIPGSADDMNQTLEAAIRLVDYINLGELMCIDALDRDESCGAHYRLDHLTEDGEAQRDDENWCFVSAWEPAGEGEFIRHAEPLHFDSIPLMARNYK; the protein is encoded by the coding sequence ATGACTACATCCATTAACCCGCAGGGCTCCGGGTCCGAGTCCCAGCAGCCCGCGGCCACCGAGGCGACCGCCGCCGGCGCCCCGCAGGCCTTCCGTCAGCCCGACTCCGTTGTCCCCGGCGTGACCCCCGGCCTCATCCTCGACAGCGCGGAGCCGAACCGCCACGAGGTCCGCATGAAGGACATGTGGGAGTACCAGAAGGACCACATGAACCTGGTCTCCCCGCTCAACCGCCGCAAGTTCACCGTACTCGTGGTGGGCACGGGCCTCTCCGGCGGCGCCGCGGCCGCCGCGCTCGGCGAGCTTGGCTACAACGTCAAGGTGTTCACCTACCACGACGCTCCCCGCCGCGCGCACTCCATCGCCGCGCAGGGTGGCGTGAACTCCGCCCGCGGCAAGAAGGTCGACAACGACGGCGCGTACCGCCACGTCAAGGACACCGTCAAGGGCGGCGACTACCGCTGCCGCGAGTCCGACTGCTGGCGCCTGGCCATCGAGTCCGTCCGCGTCATCGACCACATGAACGCCATCGGCGCACCGTTCGCCCGCGAGTACGGCGGCACCCTGGCCACCCGCTCCTTCGGCGGCGTGCAGGTCTCGCGCACGTACTACACCCGCGGCCAAACGGGCCAGCAGCTGCAGCTGTCCACCGCGTCGGCCCTGCAGCGTCAGATCCACCTGGGCAACGTGGAGATCTTCACCCACCACGACCTGATGGACCTGATCATCACCGAGAAGGACGGGAAGAAGCACTGCAACGGCATTGTCACCCGCAACCTCATCAACGGTGAGATCGCCCCGTTCACCGGCCACGCCGTGATCCTCGCCACCGGCGGGTACGGCAACGTCTACCACAAGACCACGCTGGCGAAGAACTCCAACTCCTCCGCGATGATGCGCGCTTACGAGCGCGGCGCCTACCTCGCCTCGCCCTGCTTCATCCAGTTCCACCCGACCGGGCTTCCGGTCAACGCCAAGTGGCAGGCGAAGACCACCCTGATGTCCGAGTCGCTGCGTAACGACGGCCGAATCTGGACGCCGAAGGAAAAGGAAGACGACCGCGACCCGAACGAGATCCCCGAGGAGGAGCGCGACTACTTCCTCGAGCGCCGCTACCCGGCCTTCGGCAACCTCGTTCCCCGCGACGTCGCCTCGCGCGCCATTTCCCAGCAGCTCAACGACGGCTATGGCGTGGGTCCGCTGCACAACTCGGCGTACCTCGACTTCACGGATGCTATCGAGCGCCTCGGCGAGTCCACCATCCGCGAGCGCTACTCCAACCTTTTCGAGATGTACGAGGACTCCACCGGTGAGGACCCCTACAAGGCCCCGATGCGCATCGCGCCGACCGTCCACTTCACCATGGGCGGCCTGTGGACCGACTTCAACGAGATGACCTCCATCGACGGCCTCTTCGCCGCCGGCGAGTGCTCGTGGACCTACCACGGCGCCAACCGCCTCGGCGCGAACTCGCTGCTGTCGGCCTCCGTGGACGGTTGGTTCACCCTGCCGTTCACCATCCCGAACTACCTGGCGGATCACCTCGGCGAAGACGCGCCGGCCGCCGACTCCCCGGAGGCGCAGGAGGCCGTCCAGCGCGCTCAGGACTTGATCCAGCGCCTGATGAGCGTCAAGGGCCCCGAGCCGCACGGCCCGGAGTACTTCCACGAGCAGCTCGGCGACCTCCTCTACGAGTACTGCGGCGTGTCCCGCACGGTCGAGGGCCTCCAGGAGGGCATTGAGAAGATCCGCGCGCTGCGCGATGACTTCTGGGCCAACATTTCCATCCCGGGCTCGGCGGACGACATGAACCAGACGCTCGAGGCCGCTATCCGCCTGGTGGATTACATCAACCTCGGCGAGCTCATGTGCATTGATGCCCTCGACCGCGACGAGTCCTGCGGCGCCCACTACCGCCTCGACCACCTCACCGAGGACGGCGAGGCGCAGCGTGACGACGAAAACTGGTGCTTCGTCTCCGCCTGGGAGCCGGCCGGCGAGGGCGAGTTCATCCGCCACGCCGAGCCCCTGCACTTCGATTCGATCCCTCTGATGGCAAGGAACTACAAGTAA
- a CDS encoding succinate dehydrogenase cytochrome b subunit, whose product MTVQNADRDAVRHGKITEKPLREQPSFPTWAIKLTMAITGILFGLFVLGHMVGNLKIFMPLHSNGVAPIDEYAEFLRTMGAPLLPEGVLLWVIRIVLLVALVLHIYGAFALRARSSRSRGKFKRTGLMGGWQSTATRSMLITGVILLLFVIFHILDMTLGEVVASDEFVHGAVRNNLIATFDPSRWWVALIYIVANLALLLHLTHGIYLAVSDLGWLGKRGHAIMVILAYILPALVVLGNVVMPIAIMLGWVPNFER is encoded by the coding sequence ATGACTGTTCAAAACGCAGATCGTGACGCAGTTCGTCACGGAAAAATTACTGAAAAGCCGCTGCGCGAGCAGCCGTCTTTCCCGACGTGGGCCATTAAGCTCACCATGGCCATTACGGGCATCCTGTTCGGACTGTTCGTCCTCGGCCACATGGTGGGCAACCTTAAGATCTTCATGCCGCTGCACAGCAACGGCGTGGCCCCGATCGACGAGTACGCCGAGTTCCTGCGCACCATGGGTGCGCCGCTGCTGCCGGAGGGCGTTCTCCTCTGGGTGATCCGCATCGTCCTGCTGGTCGCCCTTGTCCTGCACATCTACGGCGCCTTCGCGCTGCGCGCCCGCTCTTCTCGGTCCCGCGGCAAGTTCAAGCGCACCGGCCTCATGGGCGGCTGGCAGTCCACGGCGACGCGCTCGATGCTCATCACGGGCGTCATCCTGCTGCTCTTCGTTATCTTCCACATCCTCGACATGACGCTGGGCGAGGTCGTCGCATCCGACGAGTTCGTCCACGGCGCGGTGCGCAACAACCTGATTGCCACCTTTGATCCGAGCCGCTGGTGGGTGGCCCTGATCTACATCGTGGCCAACCTGGCGCTTTTGCTCCACCTCACCCACGGTATCTACCTCGCGGTCTCCGACCTCGGGTGGCTGGGCAAGCGTGGCCACGCGATCATGGTCATTCTCGCTTACATCCTCCCGGCGCTCGTCGTCCTCGGCAACGTCGTCATGCCGATCGCGATCATGCTCGGCTGGGTCCCCAATTTCGAGCGGTAA
- the ramB gene encoding acetate metabolism transcriptional regulator RamB, translating into MPKTYVGSRLRQLRRERNLSQASLAAALELSASYVNQIEHDVRPLTVPVLKRITEAFGVDATFFSRDDDSRLLAELKDVVEDQELGTPQIELQELSELVYRHPSVARTVVEMHRRYSNARDKLTLATDSRVSSAESLSMPHDEVRDFFYSRQNYLDDLDHAAESLAELIGVERFGIHTTERELTRRITREHGIEVTTIPAEEGVLHRLDIERGVLTLSPILSSGQRAFRIASELGYLEAGSLIDAHVAAEPFSTETAANLARRGIASYFAAATLLPYTLMHTESERHGYDVDYLCHVFGVGYETVASRLSTLQRANMRGVPFTFVRVDRAGNISKRQSATGYHFSTSGGTCPLWGIYESFARPGESVRQHAMMPDGRTYLWIARAVRHHRFQFNETEKLFAIGLGCEARHADRTIYARGLLLDDATQATPIGAGCRVCPRENCPQRAFPSIQHGIHVDPHTTSIAPY; encoded by the coding sequence ATGCCCAAGACCTACGTGGGGTCGCGGCTGCGGCAGCTGCGCCGCGAACGCAACCTGAGCCAGGCCTCCCTCGCCGCCGCCCTCGAGCTCTCCGCGTCCTACGTCAACCAAATCGAGCACGACGTGCGGCCACTGACGGTGCCGGTGCTCAAGCGGATCACCGAGGCCTTCGGAGTCGACGCCACCTTCTTCTCCCGCGACGACGATTCGCGGCTGCTCGCCGAGCTGAAAGACGTCGTGGAGGACCAGGAGCTGGGCACCCCCCAGATCGAACTGCAGGAGCTATCGGAGCTGGTCTACCGCCACCCATCCGTCGCGCGCACGGTCGTGGAAATGCACCGCCGCTACAGCAACGCCCGCGACAAGCTCACCCTGGCCACGGACTCGCGTGTCTCCTCAGCCGAGAGCCTGTCCATGCCGCACGACGAGGTCCGCGACTTCTTTTACTCGCGCCAGAACTACCTCGACGACCTCGACCACGCCGCCGAGTCCCTCGCGGAGCTGATCGGCGTGGAGCGCTTTGGCATCCACACCACTGAGCGCGAGCTCACCCGCCGCATCACGCGCGAGCACGGCATCGAGGTGACCACGATCCCCGCCGAGGAGGGCGTCCTCCACCGCCTTGACATCGAGCGCGGAGTGCTTACCCTGTCCCCCATCCTGTCGTCGGGCCAGCGCGCCTTCCGCATCGCCTCCGAGCTGGGCTACCTCGAGGCAGGCTCGCTTATCGACGCCCACGTCGCCGCCGAGCCCTTTTCCACCGAAACCGCGGCCAACCTGGCACGGCGCGGCATCGCCTCCTACTTCGCCGCCGCCACCCTGCTGCCCTACACGCTCATGCACACCGAGTCGGAGCGCCACGGCTACGACGTCGACTACCTCTGCCACGTCTTCGGCGTCGGCTACGAGACGGTGGCCTCCCGCCTGTCCACCCTCCAACGCGCCAACATGCGGGGTGTTCCGTTTACCTTCGTGCGCGTCGACCGCGCGGGCAACATCTCCAAGCGCCAGTCCGCCACCGGCTACCATTTCTCCACCTCGGGCGGCACGTGCCCGCTCTGGGGCATTTACGAGTCCTTCGCCCGCCCCGGGGAATCCGTGCGCCAACACGCGATGATGCCGGACGGGCGCACCTACTTGTGGATCGCCCGCGCCGTGCGCCACCACCGCTTCCAGTTCAACGAGACGGAAAAGCTCTTCGCCATCGGCCTCGGCTGCGAGGCGCGCCACGCCGACCGGACCATCTACGCGCGGGGGCTACTGCTTGACGACGCCACCCAGGCCACCCCCATCGGCGCCGGCTGCCGCGTCTGCCCGCGCGAAAACTGCCCCCAGCGCGCCTTTCCCTCGATCCAGCACGGCATCCACGTCGACCCGCACACCACATCGATCGCGCCCTACTAG
- a CDS encoding SRPBCC family protein has translation MTETKNTVNRVIDAPADQIFDLLSNPERHPETDNSGMVASADQAERIKAVGDVFTMNMKNDDGDYQTRNEVFAFQENKVIGWKNLENITSNVTVGAKWLYELEPVDPDHTSVTLTYDRSELADDDLLPMTEKFDDDFLETSLDAVAAAVSGA, from the coding sequence ATGACTGAGACCAAGAACACCGTAAACCGAGTCATCGACGCCCCCGCCGACCAGATCTTCGACCTTCTGTCCAACCCCGAGCGCCACCCGGAGACCGATAACTCCGGCATGGTCGCCTCCGCGGACCAGGCAGAGCGGATCAAGGCCGTCGGAGACGTCTTCACCATGAACATGAAGAACGACGACGGCGACTACCAGACCCGCAACGAGGTCTTCGCCTTCCAGGAGAACAAGGTGATCGGCTGGAAGAACCTCGAGAACATCACCTCCAACGTCACCGTTGGCGCGAAGTGGCTCTACGAGCTCGAGCCGGTCGACCCGGACCACACCAGCGTGACCCTGACCTACGACCGCTCCGAGCTCGCTGACGACGACCTGCTGCCCATGACCGAGAAGTTCGACGACGACTTCCTCGAGACGAGCCTCGACGCCGTCGCGGCCGCCGTCTCCGGCGCATAA
- the lpdA gene encoding dihydrolipoyl dehydrogenase, producing the protein MSNEHFDVVVLGAGPGGYVAAIRAAQLGKKVAVVEKKYWGGVCLNVGCIPSKSLIKNAEVASIFKHDAKTFGIKGDVEFDYADAHKRSRKVSEKIVGGVHFLMKKNKITEINGVGTFKDTKTIEITEGDDKGTTVTFDNCIIATGSVVRTLPGIELSENVVSYEEQILNPEAPKKMVIVGAGAIGMEFAYVLSNYGVEVTVVEYMNRVLPNEDKDVSKAIAREYKKLGVKLLTGHATTAVRDNGDSVEVDVKKNDSDDTETLTVDRVMISVGFAPRTEGYGLENTGVELTERGAIAIDERMRTNVDGIYAIGDVTAKLQLAHVAEAQGIIAAEVIAGEDTLLIDDYMMTPRATFCNPQVASMGYTEAQAREKWPDRDIKVATFPYSANGKALGLAESQGFAKLVADGEFGEILGAHLVGANVSELLPEITLAQRFDLTSKEIARNIHIHPTLSEALKEVAHGVEGHMINL; encoded by the coding sequence GTGAGTAACGAACATTTTGACGTTGTTGTCCTCGGCGCGGGCCCCGGTGGGTACGTCGCCGCGATCCGCGCTGCACAGCTGGGAAAGAAAGTCGCCGTTGTTGAGAAGAAGTACTGGGGCGGTGTGTGCCTGAACGTGGGCTGCATCCCCTCGAAGTCGTTGATCAAGAACGCCGAGGTCGCCAGCATCTTTAAGCACGACGCCAAGACCTTTGGCATCAAGGGCGATGTGGAGTTCGACTACGCGGACGCACACAAGCGCTCGCGCAAGGTCTCCGAGAAGATCGTCGGCGGCGTGCACTTCCTGATGAAGAAGAACAAGATCACCGAGATCAACGGCGTGGGCACCTTCAAGGACACGAAAACCATCGAGATCACCGAGGGCGACGACAAGGGCACGACCGTCACCTTCGACAACTGCATCATCGCCACCGGCTCCGTGGTGCGCACCCTGCCGGGCATCGAGCTCTCCGAGAACGTCGTGTCCTACGAGGAGCAGATCCTCAACCCCGAGGCCCCGAAGAAGATGGTCATCGTGGGCGCGGGCGCGATCGGCATGGAGTTCGCCTACGTGCTGTCCAACTACGGCGTCGAGGTCACCGTCGTCGAGTACATGAACCGCGTGCTGCCGAACGAGGACAAGGACGTGTCCAAGGCCATCGCCCGCGAGTACAAGAAGCTCGGCGTCAAGCTCCTCACCGGCCACGCCACTACCGCCGTGCGCGACAACGGCGACTCTGTTGAGGTTGACGTGAAGAAGAACGACTCGGACGACACCGAGACCCTCACCGTCGACCGTGTCATGATCTCTGTCGGCTTCGCCCCGCGCACCGAGGGCTACGGCTTGGAGAACACGGGCGTTGAGCTCACCGAGCGCGGCGCCATCGCGATCGACGAGCGCATGCGCACGAACGTCGACGGCATCTACGCCATCGGCGACGTCACCGCGAAGCTGCAGCTCGCCCACGTGGCCGAGGCCCAGGGCATCATCGCCGCCGAAGTCATCGCCGGTGAGGACACCCTGCTTATCGACGACTACATGATGACGCCCCGCGCCACCTTCTGTAACCCGCAGGTCGCCTCCATGGGCTACACCGAAGCCCAAGCCCGCGAGAAGTGGCCGGACCGCGACATCAAGGTGGCCACCTTCCCCTACTCGGCAAACGGCAAGGCCCTCGGCCTCGCGGAGTCGCAGGGCTTTGCCAAGCTCGTCGCCGACGGCGAGTTCGGCGAAATCCTCGGCGCGCACCTTGTCGGCGCGAACGTCTCCGAGCTGCTGCCCGAGATCACCCTGGCGCAGCGCTTCGACCTCACCTCCAAGGAGATCGCGCGCAACATCCACATCCACCCGACGCTGTCCGAGGCACTCAAGGAGGTCGCCCACGGCGTCGAAGGCCACATGATCAACCTGTAG
- a CDS encoding alpha/beta hydrolase — translation MKITRPAVAASAAIAIALGAIPATAHLSAEPLSEPPLHEPTVNFRHAKSTLAAEAGDTSVLEQALAKLTESGAASNEGKDTTDAGAAQPATSQGTKSPKAAAPAAAVAPTLPAGESGAAIAQTAATQGAAEQGASEQDAAAEDPAEQTVQGVTQLAAAPVDYQGKPQTWFGTVQRNAQWEALSVHSPAMERDIPVAVRWATDTAGQRVQGAPTVYLLNGAGGSEQNTDWIAQAYSQVEKTFRGQAVNVVIPMEGAFSYYVDWQSVPAQNTYYKGKQLWTTFLGDELPQAIEAHLGANGKRAVVGFSMSATSALLLAEQRPGTFDAVGAFSGCPATSTPVPYFATQLTLNRGGATPEQVWGPMGSDYNRSNDALVNAEKLAGTALYVSNASGLAGETDLLGYYLNDDSSNFPQASSNAFTLQVEGGVIEGVTNSCTHDLKAKLDSKGIPANFNFRNTGTHSWPYWLDDLSISWTETIGPALTGKPSAELGPK, via the coding sequence ATGAAAATCACACGCCCCGCCGTCGCCGCCTCCGCGGCCATCGCCATTGCGCTCGGCGCCATTCCCGCCACCGCTCACCTGTCCGCGGAGCCGCTGAGCGAGCCCCCGCTGCACGAGCCGACGGTCAACTTCCGGCACGCCAAGTCGACGCTCGCCGCGGAGGCGGGCGACACCTCCGTACTGGAGCAGGCTCTGGCCAAGCTGACGGAGTCCGGCGCTGCCTCGAACGAGGGGAAGGACACCACGGACGCCGGCGCCGCTCAGCCCGCGACGAGCCAGGGTACGAAGAGCCCGAAGGCAGCGGCGCCCGCCGCTGCGGTGGCCCCTACTCTGCCCGCCGGGGAGTCGGGGGCCGCGATCGCGCAGACTGCCGCTACCCAGGGCGCTGCCGAGCAGGGCGCGAGCGAGCAGGACGCCGCTGCTGAGGACCCCGCCGAGCAGACCGTCCAGGGCGTCACGCAACTGGCCGCCGCGCCGGTGGACTACCAGGGCAAGCCCCAGACGTGGTTCGGCACGGTCCAGCGCAACGCGCAGTGGGAGGCGCTGTCGGTGCACTCCCCCGCGATGGAGCGCGACATCCCGGTCGCCGTGCGCTGGGCGACCGACACCGCGGGCCAGCGCGTCCAGGGGGCGCCGACGGTGTACCTGCTCAACGGCGCCGGCGGCTCCGAGCAGAACACCGACTGGATCGCCCAGGCGTACTCCCAGGTGGAAAAAACCTTCCGCGGCCAGGCCGTCAACGTGGTCATCCCGATGGAGGGCGCATTCTCCTACTACGTCGATTGGCAGTCCGTCCCAGCACAGAACACGTACTACAAGGGCAAGCAGCTGTGGACGACCTTCCTGGGCGACGAGCTGCCCCAGGCCATCGAGGCTCACCTGGGTGCAAACGGGAAGCGCGCCGTCGTGGGCTTCTCCATGTCTGCGACGTCCGCCCTTCTCCTCGCAGAGCAGCGTCCCGGCACCTTCGACGCCGTTGGCGCCTTCTCCGGCTGCCCGGCGACCTCCACGCCGGTGCCGTACTTCGCCACACAGCTCACCCTCAACCGCGGTGGGGCGACCCCGGAGCAGGTGTGGGGCCCGATGGGCTCGGACTACAACCGCTCTAACGATGCCCTCGTCAACGCTGAAAAGCTGGCCGGCACCGCGCTCTACGTGTCCAACGCGTCCGGCCTGGCCGGCGAGACCGACCTTCTCGGCTACTACCTCAACGACGACAGCTCGAACTTCCCGCAGGCGTCCTCCAACGCGTTCACGCTGCAGGTCGAGGGCGGCGTCATCGAGGGCGTGACCAACAGCTGCACCCACGACCTCAAGGCGAAGCTGGACAGCAAGGGCATCCCCGCGAACTTCAATTTCCGCAACACCGGCACGCACTCGTGGCCGTACTGGCTCGACGACCTTTCCATTTCCTGGACCGAGACCATCGGCCCGGCGCTGACCGGCAAGCCCTCTGCGGAGCTCGGCCCGAAGTAA
- a CDS encoding alpha/beta hydrolase → MTMSRSALALAATFSLALGIAPAAAHADAPASDASQAAAQDGVREGTVKAWDAPNDPPLVVGTSRPQGWVQQVDHKNVLSYKVYSPSMDRDIPIAVIPATDAEGNRVANAPIVYLLNGAGSAEQDADWLTRFGTRDFFAGKGVNVVVPQDGAFSYYTDWVRDDIESMYINGPQKWETFLTRELPGPIERTLNADQRRAIVGFSMSGTSSLVLPTHNPGFYDAAASFSGCAATSSPHAYNYARLTVNRASGSGDFRTVTPEMMWGPMGGPYNVYNDALANAEKLRGTALYISTGTGLASETDMVGFLAGQGVPPAIGSIGAAQLQIEGGVIEAAINQCSHDLRAKLNKLDIPAHYEFRNKGTHSWPVWREDIQKAWFTTIAPAFGM, encoded by the coding sequence ATGACCATGTCACGCTCGGCCCTCGCCCTGGCCGCTACTTTCTCTCTGGCGCTCGGGATCGCCCCCGCGGCCGCCCACGCAGACGCCCCTGCTTCTGACGCCTCCCAGGCCGCGGCCCAGGACGGCGTCCGGGAGGGCACCGTCAAGGCCTGGGACGCCCCGAACGATCCGCCCCTCGTGGTGGGCACCTCCAGGCCGCAGGGCTGGGTGCAGCAGGTCGACCACAAGAATGTGTTGTCCTACAAGGTCTACTCGCCGTCGATGGACCGCGACATCCCCATCGCCGTCATCCCTGCGACCGACGCCGAGGGCAACCGTGTTGCAAACGCGCCGATCGTCTACTTGCTCAACGGCGCTGGCAGCGCCGAACAAGACGCCGACTGGCTGACGCGCTTTGGCACCCGCGACTTCTTCGCGGGCAAGGGCGTGAACGTGGTCGTGCCGCAGGACGGCGCGTTCTCCTACTACACCGACTGGGTCCGCGACGACATCGAGTCCATGTACATCAACGGCCCGCAGAAGTGGGAGACCTTCCTCACCCGCGAGCTGCCCGGACCCATCGAGCGCACCCTCAACGCCGACCAGCGCCGCGCGATCGTCGGATTCTCCATGTCCGGCACCTCCTCCCTGGTGCTGCCGACCCACAACCCGGGCTTCTACGACGCCGCCGCCTCCTTCTCCGGCTGCGCCGCCACGTCCTCGCCGCACGCGTACAACTACGCGCGCCTGACCGTCAACCGCGCCTCGGGCTCGGGCGACTTCCGCACCGTCACCCCCGAGATGATGTGGGGCCCGATGGGCGGGCCGTACAACGTCTACAACGACGCGCTCGCCAACGCCGAGAAGCTCCGCGGCACCGCGCTGTACATCTCCACCGGTACGGGCCTGGCCTCGGAGACCGACATGGTCGGCTTCCTCGCCGGGCAGGGCGTCCCGCCGGCGATCGGCTCGATCGGCGCGGCGCAGCTGCAGATCGAGGGCGGCGTCATCGAGGCCGCCATCAACCAGTGCTCGCACGACCTGCGCGCCAAGCTGAACAAGCTGGACATCCCGGCCCACTACGAGTTCCGCAACAAGGGCACTCACTCCTGGCCGGTGTGGCGCGAGGATATCCAGAAGGCGTGGTTTACCACCATCGCCCCGGCCTTCGGCATGTAG
- a CDS encoding M1 family metallopeptidase produces the protein MKTHRLRSTPIPGTRDEYTGVDFNLGFHVTHYHLDMDYKVGPNRLAATATLTLTNWRDVEHMTLDLDENLRARQVDASGGIAVAKFRQSGGKLRIRFAEAVPVDSEFTLRIRYQGNPRTKPTAWGALGWEELDNGSLVANQPNGASTWFPCDDTPDEKATYSFDIRTDRGYTAVTNFTAAPMASYLATVQVGQYARRRLGEDTYAWLPAGTQPGDLTAQQEMLEVFRDLFGPYPFERYEVVVTEDPLEIPLEAQGMAIFGANHLRGNERLIAHELAHQWFGNSLGIAQWNDIWLNEGFACYAEWLWAEHTGEAIDDIVREHYGRLPAPSFPLGDPGARHMFDDEVYKRGAITLHALRRHIGDPGFFAGLRQYVARNAHGIVEPCDLAAALRPHADGVDEVLDAWLNHAVLPECP, from the coding sequence GTGAAAACCCACAGGCTGCGCTCGACCCCGATCCCCGGTACCCGCGACGAGTACACGGGGGTCGACTTCAACCTGGGGTTCCATGTCACCCACTACCACCTCGACATGGACTACAAGGTCGGGCCGAACAGGCTCGCCGCCACGGCGACGCTGACCCTCACCAACTGGCGCGACGTCGAGCACATGACGCTCGACTTGGACGAGAACCTCCGGGCCCGCCAGGTCGACGCCTCCGGCGGCATCGCGGTCGCGAAATTCCGCCAGTCGGGCGGCAAGCTGCGCATCCGCTTCGCCGAGGCGGTGCCGGTGGACTCCGAGTTCACCCTGCGCATCCGCTACCAGGGAAACCCCCGCACGAAGCCCACCGCGTGGGGCGCGCTGGGCTGGGAAGAGCTCGACAACGGCTCGCTGGTCGCCAACCAGCCCAACGGCGCCTCGACGTGGTTTCCCTGCGACGACACCCCCGACGAGAAGGCGACCTACTCCTTCGATATCCGCACCGACCGCGGCTACACCGCGGTGACCAACTTCACTGCGGCCCCAATGGCCTCCTACCTGGCCACGGTGCAGGTGGGCCAGTACGCCCGCCGCCGCCTTGGAGAGGACACCTACGCGTGGCTGCCCGCCGGGACGCAGCCGGGGGACCTCACCGCGCAGCAGGAGATGCTCGAGGTCTTCCGCGACCTCTTCGGCCCGTACCCCTTCGAGCGCTACGAGGTCGTGGTCACGGAGGACCCGCTCGAGATTCCGCTGGAGGCGCAGGGCATGGCCATTTTCGGTGCCAACCACCTGCGCGGCAACGAGCGCCTGATCGCCCACGAGTTGGCCCACCAGTGGTTCGGCAACTCCCTCGGCATCGCGCAGTGGAACGACATCTGGCTCAACGAGGGTTTCGCCTGCTACGCGGAGTGGCTCTGGGCCGAGCACACGGGCGAGGCGATCGACGACATCGTCCGCGAGCACTACGGCCGGCTCCCCGCCCCGAGCTTCCCGCTGGGAGACCCCGGCGCGCGGCACATGTTCGACGACGAGGTGTACAAGCGTGGGGCGATCACGCTGCATGCTTTACGACGCCACATCGGCGACCCGGGCTTCTTCGCCGGCCTGCGCCAGTACGTGGCGAGGAACGCCCACGGGATCGTCGAGCCGTGCGACCTCGCGGCCGCACTGCGCCCGCACGCCGACGGCGTCGACGAGGTGCTCGACGCCTGGCTCAACCACGCCGTGCTTCCGGAGTGCCCGTGA